Genomic DNA from Fusarium keratoplasticum isolate Fu6.1 chromosome 2, whole genome shotgun sequence:
TGGTGGCCGAGACCGATGGCGTGCCACACTTACTCGCGCGTACGACACGTGGAAGGTTGACTTTGACAAGCATCTGGATCGTAGCGAATCTTCGGATCCCTATCGAGATGACGCCCTGAAGCGAAACGAGTTCAACGTTGTGTTTGAGAGCCGTACGGTTCTGCACCACTTGGCGCACATGGCCATGCATGCGGACATTGTGGATTGCCAGATGTTTGCGCGAGCGAAgcgtcttcttggccgtgCTATTGGCCCGCAAGAGTTCAACAGCGCTCAGAGGCGTATCAAGGACCACTGGGCCCATTCCGCTCGAGCGAGAGATGCGGCCTTTTATGCGCTCAAGTTCTTGTGCTCTGTGCTGGCCCCTGATCAGGTGACACCCGCACATGCAGGAGGTTACCATCTGGATGAGCCGTACGATGCGCGTGATGACGTTCTCTTGAACCGACCTTGGGTGCTGTATTTTGCGGCGCTGGTGGTCTGGAGCTACGGTTTTGCTCTTGAGGGAGCTTGTCCGGAGGTGCCGCTACCAACAAATCGCCAGGAGAAACTTCAACACATGAGAAACTACTTTATCAAGTTCGGCACCATCGAGAACCCAGGCAACTTGCAGGGCAGGACGGGAATCAACGCGAACACGGCACTCCTGATGATTCTCAAGGACACTTTTGAGGGGACACGGTGGGAGCTCTTGCACGAAGCGGCAACTCTATTGAACAACTGCATCATCCTCAATCAGGGCGGTACGATACACTAAAAGGGGGTTGGGTGTGATTTGAAGGCGTGGGGACACATATACTAGGATACACGGAAATTGGCGTATGGAATCAAGAGATGGAATATATAGGACACAAGGGAAGGGCATGATGGATTTGAGACAAGAcgtttgatgatgaaagcGACGTGCACGTCGCGATTAGAAGGGGTGGGAGGCTTGATATGATGGGCTGCTTTTGTATTTTAGAATACCCCCAATGTCTTGACGACAGCGCGTTTCCTTTCTAGCTCCTCGGTGTTGCAGGAGAAGTACAAAACTGATGGGCGCATTCGCCATCCTCACTCATTCTGATGTTTCGATCGTGTAGCTTGTGATATGTTGCCCGTGTCCATGATGTTTTCGATTATTCTAGTAAATTAACAATGCCAATTCATTCAtagttgttggtgatgaacAATTATCAAGTCGGAAACACCGACATCTGTAAGAGGTAGCTCTGCATCATGTAGCAATTCTGACAGTTCTTCTCCgtccatctcgtcgtcgtcatcatcctcatcgtcctcgtcgtcagagTTATAAGACAtgtcggcctcgaggtcaatCTCGGCATCCATGTCGATGAGAGCTGCGTatgggaggaagagggcattCGGCAAGAGGTCATCCTCCATGTTAGCGACCTGATCAGCAGTTCCGACCTTCCAGAACGCCGTAGGGCCAGCGGGGCCATGGTCATCATAGTCCCTGCGCTGGGGTAAGTAGCTGTTGAGGACTGGATAGATAATCAAAACATACCTATCAAACCAGTTGCCCACGACACCACGAGCTGAGCGCACGCCACCGATCTGGACGCCTTCGCTGCGCCAGCGTTCGACGCCATGGAAGATGGAAAAGGTTGTCCAACGAACTTCTCCCTCCCGGGTTAGACGGACGGTACCTTTCGAGGCGAATGCTCACTTGTTAGCTCTCATGCTACTAGTCATGATGGAAACTGGCCAAGACAGGAAACTAGAGACTTACCTCGGATATTTGAGTTGGCGTTGTGGTCGAACGAGTCATCCAGGGATCGCGAGACGCCTTTGAAGTGCACAACTGGCAAATCTTGTCCATCGTCCGGCCCGGGGTTCTGAATGGATGTGACCTGAAGACGGAGCATTATTAAACGAGTGGCCTCGCCGACATCAAGGGCAGGTCGTGGCGCATCAGGAGCGACAAAATCGTGATCAGGAAAGTTGAAGGCGAAGAAGTCGCTGTAGTCGAGGAAGCAGACAATCTGGTGCCTTGTTGGTCAGTCTCGCCCAGATCATGAGATTGAAAAATAATGAGGGGGTGAGGGATGAGGGGGGGCAACAAACGCGGTACCATGTGCCTGTGACGCCGTAGGGATCGCGCGCCTCGAGGGAGGTCAGATCGCGCGGCGGAGGGACTTTGAAGCTGTCTGACCAGGAGCCGGAGAATGGCTTGTCCCAGATCTCACCAAATATCTGAGGAACCTTGCGTCTGGGGCCGACGTTGTTGCTCAGGACCAcgaggatggcctcgaccttTTCCCAGTCGACGCCGTCGGAACCGTCAGCCAGAAAGGGCCCCCATCTGGAGTTCATGGTGTACTCGCGCATATCGTACACCTTGGAGCACGCAAATGGGTAAGTCCTGTGAGAGCGCAGACGGCCCGCATTCAAAATCGGCCGCCCATGGAGGCAGTGAAGATGAGCGCTCTTCTGCTGAATGGCCCTACGGTCCGCATTTACTGACTGAGGGGCTGCAGATGCtgagtggtggtgatggtcacGAACACGCTCAAACAGAGAAGAGCGCTGGAGAAAGGCCTCTGACGTGGTTCCATCGCGGAAGATGCGCTGCAGCAGGGCGGCGTTGCGCGAGGTTGCGTGTGTGCGGGAGGGGTTGACGGATTCATCTGAGGGAGAGGCGTTTTTGAGGAGGTGAGTGACGATGTGGTGAACAAAGTCCAGTTCGTGTCTCTGATGAGTTTCAGCAGATGTTCTCTAGTGGTCAAGACGGCTACTGAGGGCGATGCGCTTGAATCTTACCTTGTCCGCCGCAGCTTGGCGATTACATATCGTCTCAAGTCGGACAAGATCTCGAACCTCTTGCTCCCAGTTCAGGCCGGTATTATCAGTGGGTTCATCCTACATCTCATTAACCATCATCTCCGGGTGGGATTTCTTAAGATGCACGCACAAGCACATCCAGGTAGACCTGACGGAACAAGTTACGGTTCCCTTTGATGAAGGCGTGCAGGGCCGAGCACACGCAGGGCACTCTCAACACCAGGTCGGCGGGGGGGAGAAACTGCAGTATATGATGCAACACCTCTGCGGGGAGCAGAGTGAGGAGCTTGGATTCACCAGCGCCGGGCAAGAAGGCGTCGTCCATTTTAGAGGTGAGTGAAAGAAGAGGTGAACAaaggtgaagatgacgataTCGACGGGGTTTCTGTTGTACTCGAGAGTTCTTCGGACTTAACGGAGGGGCCTTTGTACGCCTCCACTGTTTGGTTTGCGGAGGTTAACGTTAGAGCCAAGCGGTTCGTCCGGAGCCGGATAACGTCCTTGCAGGTGGGGGTTTTGAGATGACGGCAGCGCTACCCTAGATTGACACGAGAACCGTAGAATTTGAGAATAGGATTTCTTTGACAGCggttataatataagtaagtTGTTCGTAAATAATGTTTAAATAGAGTTGGACTGGCACACGTGAATATCCTGCAGTGTACGCGTCATAGTGCTATTCGTGGGTGATATATTTCGATGTTATCTGGGTTGCCTAAACGGGGAATCTGGAATCAACCTGCATCTCAACAACAATCTCAATAATATCTGCAACAGAGGCTTGGGATTTAAGTCTAACAATTCATTTAAACACATCAAAATATCCATGCAATATTATTGATAACATTAATGGAGGGCATTAAGCAGCTGCATTCAATATGAACACCTTGCCTTTTGCCAGCTGAGGAGGACCATCTCACCCCTTCACGCAACCTCCCCAACATCGACCTTCAGGTGACCCTTGAGATTCTTGACGTATGAAATCTATATCTTGGCCTTTGGCTCGGGATCGATATTCACTTTGCCATGCTCACAAACAGCCAGCAGCGAGTTATCACTCTTCTTTCTCATCGTTCCCCTCAGAGTTGCCAGTTTCTTGCCGACCTGGATAATCTCGCAATCAATGAGCACCTCCTCACCCACCGGCACCGGCCTCATGTAGGTGACGTTGAGGGTGCGGCTCACGCCCATGCCCAGCCAGAATCCAGGCCGGTTCACCAGGGCGAGCGGCAACGTGGTGCACCAGTCGAACAGAGTAGCCGCGCATCCTCCATGCAAGTTCCTGAGGCGGTTACAGTTGTCGGGTTGCACTGTGTAAGAAAAGACACACGATGGATGAGGTCCTTCGGCATTGACGGACACCAGGGAGAGATGGGGGATGAGGGAGTGCATCCAGTCCTGGGGATGCGTGTTAGAAAATGTACTCTATGAGATGCAGGTCATTGCTTACCCCGGCTTTGAGATGACCACTCTCATCTTTAGTGAGCTGAAGCCATGCCTTGACTTTGTCCTCGGGGTTGCCTCCTAGGATTGCCTCTCGATGACCTTTCATAGATTCGGCTGCCGCCTTGAGGTTCTTGTCCCGTGTGTCAGACATTATGATGAATGAGTGATAATGTGATAATGGTGAGTGAGTGATGATGGGGGAATGTTGTTGATATCGAGAGTGCTCCGTGTTATTGCCGAATTGGGAGCGGCCGAGGTAGATGAACAGGAGAAACCTTTTACCTAGGAGCCAAGAGAAATACCCAAATACTAACAATAAAAGCTGATAACTACGCTTGATATAACTAATTCCCAACTGCTGATGACTACCCCTTCTAGGAAAGACGCCAGAAGTTGCCGAGGCACATCGGCCAACGTCACAGGCGGCCCCGGCCTCCACCAACGGCAACGCGCCGAAAGGGAATAGATCGCGGTCGGAATCTGGGGTCGCTAATAATTCCTCGGGGGTCAATCCACCTCCCAACtccaccatcatcgaccATCATCTGCGAATCCACCACGTGCAACTCTTCACCTCGCGTGTCCCAGCTTCTCATCACCCCAATCCATCAATACCCCCAAGTCGCGCATCTATAGCAACCTCATGGAGTTCGTCACGGCCCTTCGGGGCACCTTTGACGAGCAGAAGCCGTCCCTCTTCGAGGTTCTCTCGGAGCAGCAGctcaacgccctcctcccGCCCACCCTCCGCTACCTCCTCACCATCGCGACCCATCGACACCCGCGATACCTCCTGCGCATACTAAACTCGTTCGATGAGATCtacgccgccgccatgcTGCTCGTCGAGCGCCACTACCTGCGAACCCGCGGCGGCTCCTTTACAGAACACTTTTATGGCCTCAAGCGCGAGAAGGGTCTGCATGCCGAGGTCCCCCGCGCGAGCATGTCGGCCCCTGATCTCGTGCGCGAGACCTTGAAGCTGTCCACAAAGGACGTGTGGAAGAATCtgctcgtcctcgtcggtATCCCTTATCTCAAGCGGAAGCTCGACGAGAGCTACGAGGTGAATGCGCCCAGAGCCCTGCTCGGCGCGGCGTACACGCGAATGCCCGATAACCCGACTCTTCGCGACCGCTTCCTGTACTACTACCGATGGTTCCTGCGGAACATATACCCGAGCGTCAATGCTGGCTACTACTTTGCCATGCTGGCCTTCAACCTTGCCTACCTCTTCGACGGTAGCAAGTACCATAGCCCGCTCATGTGGCTGATAGGTACTCGTGTGCGGAGGATGACGGGCGCCGACTacaaggccatcgaggccctGACCCAGACACCCGAGAGGGGACATAGACCTGGGTTGCGCTCGTTGCTGAACCCTCGTGAGATGGGACCCCGGCTACTCTCTGGCCTGTCTCTTCTGCTGCCGACCAGCATCTTTGCATTGAAGTTTCTAGAGTGGTGGTATCAGTCTGATTTTGCAAAGCAACTATCAAGAAAGGCCACAGAGAGTGTTGATCTCCCTCCACCCGTGATATCCGGGCTGGGTCGCAAGGGAGGATCagataagaagaagagcgaAGAGACAACCAACGAGGGCGAGACGACTCCTTCAGCCGAAGATGCCCCCATTGCCACTCCATCATTGCTCCCTGTTTTCACAGTCCCATTCCCGGAGGACTCGGCATTGTGCCCAATCTGCGTTGACGAGATTGTCACGCCGACAGCCTGCCAGACTGGAGTCGTCTACTGCTACACATGCATCCACAAGTGGCTGGAAGGACAACACCCGAAACAGGAGGAGTTCATGGAGGCCCACGAAGGAAAGTGGGAGAGCGGAGCAGGGAGGTGCGCGGTCACTGGGAAGCGTGTGCTGGGCGGAACTGAGGGCTTAAGACGGATCATGGTATAGAGGGAGCGAGCTGCATGCGTCGAGGACGCGAATTGGGTGGGAAAAAAAGCGTGCAATTTTCAATACCCGGGCGTCTTGGGATGTTTCACCCTTAATTGAGGAGGCTTGATCGAGTCTCAATTCGGGTTGATACTGGAATCTAATTTAAATGTGACACCAGTACAGATGCATCAGAGGCATAATTCTATTTCCACTCGAAGATCATGAAGCTATCATGAGACTGATGATATGACAAACAATGCATTTAGAGCATTGGTTTTTACTATGAATCTCTTTGGATATTACATCCTGTTACCTATTTGCATGTTACTATACTGCCAAGTAGCACTTCAACCGAGCTATGTGCTGCCCTTTAGTGTCTCATCTATTTACCAACCTGCTCATCCACATGCCTGGAATGTCATGTCTCACTTAACGTCCGACTCGCAACCCGAACTATCAGTCAAATGTCTCACCAACTCGTCTCCTCGAAAGATGAACGTTTCTGGTTACCTATTCTTGGCAACTGACCCAAGAAACTTGAACGCAATGTTGAGACGGTGGAATGTATGGGATGGCAAACAAAGAGGTCGGTCTACTCACATAGCATCCTCTTTCCCATAACCTGACCATTGTGCTCAAGCCTTGGCTCAAAGAGTCTCGTGGTGTCTCATCAcggctcatcgtcgtcagcCTCGCAGACGTATGCATTCAGACGTTTTGCCCAGCCAGGCATCGAATTCCTCATGCGGCCATGGTGGGCTCGCCGCTCCCAGGCAAGGACGACTGAATGGGTTAAAAGAAGGCGCTGATGCCCGCCGTTGCTTTCAAATGTTGATCCTATCTATCTTCCAAACAAGTTTCTGAAGTCTCCCCTTTCCTTTTGGTCTGTTCTTCAGTTTTCTTTTGTTGTTTCATTTGTGTGGCCTGGTATGGCTTACTCCCTAAATACCTCCTATATTGGAGAGGAACTCTTGTCTGGGTTCAACTGGCATAATGGGATGGATCTATCCAATGGATTTGTTCAGTAAGTACTCGCTGAGAATAAATGGCCTGGCAGGCTAACGTGAGAATAGGTACCAAAGCCAGGAAGATGCCCTCGACCTTGGTCTCTATTCGGTTGAACCTTTCTCGCAAGTCGTCCGCCTAGGGGTTGACAATACCGAGAAGTACGGACTCAATGAGGGAAGACCGAGTATTCGACTCGAGAGTAAACAGGCctttcatcatggcctcttcatcgccgacTTTCTACACATGCCGCCGTCAGAATGTGGTACTTGGCCAGCTTGTATGTATCTGAGTTAATTATACTTGGCTTCACACTGACATCCAATAGACTGGGCTTATGGCCCCAACTGGCCTTCGGGCGGCGAGATCGACATCATTGAAGGCGCCAACCTTGCTTACACCAACACAATGTCTGGCCATACTGCCGAGGGCTGTCAACTAGACCCTGCAGATGAGGACCTCTTTTCAGGCGAACGACGAAACTTGGACTGCTTTGTAGGTACGGACAACATTGGATGCGGTTTCAATCCACCTTCAAGTGATACTTCGTCCTATGGGGATGGCTTCAATGCCGCCAATGGAGGAGTCTACGCCATGGAGTGGGACTCCGAGTACATCAAAATCTGGCATTTCCCACGCGGCGCCATCCCTGCCGATATTGAAGACAAGAGACCTGATCCTAAGAAATGGGGGCTTCCACAGGCTCTCTTTGGAGGGAGGAAGTGCAATGTCGACGATTTTTACCATGATATGAACATTGTTCTCAATATTGTGAGTTTCTACCTGAAAGACAGTTGGTAGGGCTGAGCTGACTCTGTTAGAACTTCTGTGGCGACTATGGCGAGGGAACTTGGCAGAGCTTTGAGACGTGTAGAGCCCTGGCACCTACCTGTAGAGAATATGTCGCCAATAACCCCGAGGCCTTTGAGAATACGTGAGTTGAATAGCTTGATTTGTAGTGTATGATACTGACAACTATAGGTACTGGGATGTCGCCTACATCGATGTATACTCACGCGATGAGACCATCCCACCGGTTCTCCCCTCTAGCAAAGAGTCGTCAGATAACATCTCGCCAACTGCACCTGTCGCCGCCCCCAGCAATCCCAACGAACCTAACGAACCTAACGAACCCAACCCCAGCGAACCCAACGGACCTAACCCCAGCGGTCTCGACACGCCTGGCTCGGCCAATCCCTCTAGCTCAACTCGTCGAACCATGTTCTCGAACCAGACAACATCAGGGGAATCGACCTCTACCATGACTAAGACTATGACGACTCACTCAACTATCATGGTCACTATCCCCAGGCAGGGCACCAGTAGCCCGACTGTCAGCCCTCTTCCTGTGGTAGGTGGTGGTAGCTCAGTCAACCCTGATCGTATCGGCAACTATTCATACATTGGCTGCTTTGGCTCAAGAACTGGTTTCTTAACTTTTGACGAAACGTCCCAGAGTGCTGATATGACCATTGAGAGCTGTATCCAGGCCTGTGGTGGTTCAACATATATCGGCGTCTACGAAGAGTGAGTTTTTAGCCTCCTATATGTGAACATGGATACTAACAATAGTAGAACTTGCTACTGCGCCGATAGACTCGACGCCAATACTCGTGCTGTCGCCGATGAGAGCGACTGTGATGTGCCATGTCCTGGCAATGACAAGCAGCTCTGTGGTGGCCTTGCTGCTAGAAGCACCAGTAACTCCCGTCGTTGGATGCCTGCCCGTCGAGATGCTCCCAGCAGTGTTCTCCTCACCGTCTACGCCTCTCTCGCCGACACGGAGACGCCCGAGCCACCGCCCGGCATGGGAGCATCTCGCCCATCTACGTCCAGTGGTCGAGTTGATCTGAACGATTCGGATAACCTGGCTGGGGAGACTGGTTCTGATGGTCAGACTGCCGCGGCAGTCACCGATGACGTGACGGAGGTCGTAGTGGTTACGAATACCCTCGCTGACTCTACCGTCACTCGTGTCATCACTCAACTCGGCCCCTCTGAAGTGACGACTGTTACTCGAGCTATCGGGAACCTGGCTCAACCCAACGTCAACACCCGAGTTCAAGTCATTGTCGAGCCTGACGCTTCTGGAGCGACCACCCTGAACCGTCCCGGTGTCAGGACCACAGTCACTTACTTTACAGTCTTCCCCTCGGATCCAGCCGCGCTTGTCCCGCAAGAGAGCGTCATAACCTTATTGTACGAAGACTGCGATTGCGAGACACCCAGGTTGATGGCGCCGCCAATGGAGACAAAGGTGGTCGAGTGCGATGGTTGTGGTGCTAATGGCGAGAGTGCTGTCACCTTGACTGTTCCCATCACAGTCTCTGTTACTGTGCCGGCGAGGGGAGGCAGTACCGGCCAGGCCCAGCCAAATGGTGGCGAGTCTCAACAAGATCGGCTTGGAAATGGAGAAGACAGCCAGGGTCAATCTGATCAGAGCCAATCTAGCCAGGGACAGTCTAGCCAGGGGCAGTCTGGTCAAGGACAACCTGATGGACAGCCTGATGGACAACAGCCTAATCAAGGACAATCTGGCCAGGAGCAGTCTGATCCGCCACAGCCTGGCCAAGGACAGACTGATGAAGAGGAACCTGCCCAAGTACAGTCCGCCCAAGGGCAGTCTAGCCAGGAACAACCTGACCGAGATCAATCTGACCAGGAACAATCCAATCAAGGACAACCTGATGGGCAGTCGGATCAGGACCAATCTGGCCAACAGCAGCCTGATCAAGGACAGTCTGGTCAAGATCAGTCTAATCAGGGACAGCCGGGTCAAGAGCAAGTTGTTCACAACCAACCCCAGCCGACCCAGCCTAACCAGGTTCAAGCACCTGAGATCACCACCGTCCTGACCTCATACCAGACCATCCAGGTGGTAACCGAGGAGACATTGGACAACAATCTTGTGGTGACGAGGACGAAAAAGCAGACGatcgttgttgttgttcGGCCCTCAGACAGTGCCAATTCACAGATCGACTCTCCTGGAAACACCAATGTCATCCCAGATGTTGTTCCCGCGCAGCCTACAGCACCCGATCAACCTATTATTCCCACAGAACCTGCCAACGCGGCTGCTGCAACACCTGGTGCTGCAGGAACGCCAGGGGTACCAGATCAACCcgtggttgttggtgaggCGTGGAGCGCGACCAAGGGCCTCAAGATGAGCATCGTGCTGTCTGTGGTTGTGGCCCTGTCATTCGCGATGTTACTGTGATGGGGGAGATGTCATGACTGTTTGTCAAACCATTCCGTTTCCTTTGTTTGGTTTTCTTTAATGTCTCTATGCGAGATGTAATGGGTGATTACGTTGAGAGGCGGGCATCGGTAAGGCGGGTATACCCTTTGCAAACATTTTCTTTCCTTTGTCTTGGTTACGTTACGAAGTACTGGAACACTACATATAAATCTTAATGCAAAGACGAGATATTGACGCTTTTTCCACCATGACGCTTGGTGATCCTGTCATGATGTGGCCATGATGGGACCTTCTATACAAGTACACGAACTCGCCTTGGCTTTTAAATGTCAACAACAACGGCTCGGTTCTTTACCTTGCCTGAGTTTCCATACATCTGAGCTGCGTTGACCATCAGGCTGCCATTGTTGCTCCCGGGACCAGACATGAGCCATTTCCAAGCTACGCTGTGAAGGCCGTGGATCACAAGACGGAGGATATCAAGCCACGTCTCGTTGGGGATAAAGTCTCGGATGAGGCCGCGGCGGGGACGTGACATGAGGCGCTCATAGGTCTCCTGGAGATCATCAAAGTAGACAGACTCTTTACCATGGCCCCAGTGGACGTGGCCAAAGACGTGGAGACGGGGCTTTACGCGCCATACCTCGCGGAGGAGATGGCTGTCGCCGAGACCAAGATCGCGGTGATGTTTCTGAGAGCGGTGtaagttgaagttgacggGGGAGAGTCGTCATGAGAGAGATGGCGAGAAAACTTACTGGAGGACAGTGGGTGATGAGAATATCCGTTTGAGGGGGAACTTTGCTGAGCCAAGGTTGAGTTTCATTGGTGTATTGAAAGCTAGAGGAGTCAGCGTCTGAGTGTAAAATCGCAGATACAGTGGTTGGTGGACTCACGCAAACTCCTTGGGACCGATCTCTGGAATGTCTGGGACTCCAAAGATGGAAATAGTGCGGCCTTTGATCTTTTGCACAGTCAATGCGCTCTCAAGATAAatcaatccatccatgtcaGGCTTGGCGCCAGAGCGAACATCCTCTTCGGGTCGGCTCTTGGCATCGAACCAGCTGTCGTGATTTCCCGCGACGAAGACCTTGACAGGGTGCGGCTGCGCGCGGAGCCAAttgagctgcttctggatGTCGGCGACGGTGCCGGCGTTGGTGAGGTCGCCAGCGTGGATGAGGACGTCGCCCCTGGGAATATCGACGGTGAGGTCATGCGTGTCTGAGATGCACACAACACGGATGGCGGGCTTGTCTCGAGGTGGATGGAAGGGACGACCACGAAGGAGGAGGACTAGCTGGtagaagagaaaagagaggtATGTAAGAGGCGACGAGAGGAGGTGGTCAATGAGCGTCATGGGCTCCCACTGGTTGCGTCGCCTGAGGCGAAGACAAGTGAGGAGACCCATGATGGCGATACTGTAGGATTGGTGATGAGCCTCCGAGGAGGGCAAAGCGTGAACTGCGCCAATTGAGCGAGTGTCTAATTGAGAGTCGGCAGGAGTAAAGAATCGAGGTGATGCTGAGTGAGATGGAGCTTCAGGGAATGATGGAGCTTGGTTGTGGTGGTGACGACGGGGTACCGAGCCTCTAGCGTCACTGCGGGGTGGTACCAGGGTGACATTTAGGGGGGCCTCTGCTGGTGGCCAAGCGATCCATTGGAACACGCCGTATTACGGAGTAGATATTTAGCGAGGAATCCACAGGGTGAGAGGACAGTTGAGACGAGTATGTGGTATCTCATGTAAATAtgagagccatgatgaaaggGTAGAGCAAGAGTGAGTCTTTCATATTGGATATGTGAATATCACATGTTGCGTCTGTTGGCATGAGATGGTTTGAATGTCACTGTCGCCGATTAGCAGCCCAGCTCTATAATAAGCTGCACTCACCTGCAACTGTAACGGCCATTGCAGATATCAGCAGCAATTATAGAATCTATCAATACtcataaaaaaaaaggaggcCTCATCTTATACAACAGCTGAATATCTGCATCAATTCTGATACATCATGACCTCTCACTTGAACCCATGTCCAGCTGAAAGCACGGACCCTCCCTAGCTCTTGCCCTAAGATCGGATGGTGACGTCGCCTCCCGCGCCAATCTTCCCACTTTCGCGTTCCCCTCTGCTACTTCAAGACTCCAAGAGCCAagctcttgctcttgagctGCCTTGAAGCTTGTTTCTCCAAACCTTGGATCCTGTTGGAGCGTCATCGACCATATCCTgtttttccttctcttttttcctctGTCGATaacctcctcatctttcTCCTGCGAATAGCTCAgcttcaacatctccctCGCATGAGCATCTCCTACGAACCATGTCCAATCCTAAGGACTTTAGCCAGCCCGGCGGCGGCCACGAAAGCAACTTTGGGTTCGTCCACGAGAGTCAACATTCTATCAATCCCAGCTGACAGCTCCAGCGTCGACTTTGTAATTCACTATAAGGTCCCTGCCGCAGGTAATTCCTATCCCGCCATCCTCCCTTGCCAAAGACCCCTCCGATAACCAATGACCCCTCCGATAACCAATGACCCCTCCACAGAGCGCGACGAAGCTGAAGCAGGCTTCGTACAACTCATCCAAGCCCTCACCGCCGTCGGCCTAGCCACCGAAGTCCGCCATGGAGAAAACGAATCTCtcctcgtctttgtcaaAGTCGCATCTCCCGACCTCTTCGCGAAGCAGGTCTACCGTGCTCGCCTCGGCGACTGGCTTCACGGCGTCCGCGTCTCGGCTCCCCATAATGATATCGCACAGGCCCTGCAAGATGAGCccgtcgtcgaggccgagcgCCTGCGTTTGATCTACCTCATGATCACCAAGCCCCGTAATGAGGGCGGCGCCGGAGTCACGCCCACCAATGCCAATTGGAAGCACGTCGATTCCATATTTCCCCTTCACAGTCATTCCTTCAACAAGGAATGGATCAAGAAATGGAGTAGCAAGTACACTCTGGAACAGACCGATATCGACAACATCCGAGACAAGTTTGGCGAGAGCGTCGCCTTCTACTTTGCTTTCCTACGGTCCTACTTCCGATTCCTCGTCATCCCGTCCGCTTTTGG
This window encodes:
- a CDS encoding Peroxin-12, giving the protein MEFVTALRGTFDEQKPSLFEVLSEQQLNALLPPTLRYLLTIATHRHPRYLLRILNSFDEIYAAAMLLVERHYLRTRGGSFTEHFYGLKREKGLHAEVPRASMSAPDLVRETLKLSTKDVWKNLLVLVGIPYLKRKLDESYEVNAPRALLGAAYTRMPDNPTLRDRFLYYYRWFLRNIYPSVNAGYYFAMLAFNLAYLFDGSKYHSPLMWLIGTRVRRMTGADYKAIEALTQTPERGHRPGLRSLLNPREMGPRLLSGLSLLLPTSIFALKFLEWWYQSDFAKQLSRKATESVDLPPPVISGLGRKGGSDKKKSEETTNEGETTPSAEDAPIATPSLLPVFTVPFPEDSALCPICVDEIVTPTACQTGVVYCYTCIHKWLEGQHPKQEEFMEAHEGKWESGAGRCAVTGKRVLGGTEGLRRIMV
- a CDS encoding 4HBT domain-containing protein, whose amino-acid sequence is MSDTRDKNLKAAAESMKGHREAILGGNPEDKVKAWLQLTKDESGHLKAGDWMHSLIPHLSLVSVNAEGPHPSCVFSYTVQPDNCNRLRNLHGGCAATLFDWCTTLPLALVNRPGFWLGMGVSRTLNVTYMRPVPVGEEVLIDCEIIQVGKKLATLRGTMRKKSDNSLLAVCEHGKVNIDPEPKAKI
- a CDS encoding F-box domain-containing protein, with amino-acid sequence MDDAFLPGAGESKLLTLLPAEVLHHILQFLPPADLVLRVPCVCSALHAFIKGNRNLFRQVYLDVLDEPTDNTGLNWEQEVRDLVRLETICNRQAAADKRHELDFVHHIVTHLLKNASPSDESVNPSRTHATSRNAALLQRIFRDGTTSEAFLQRSSLFERVRDHHHHSASAAPQSVNADRRAIQQKSAHLHCLHGRPILNAGRLRSHRTYPFACSKVYDMREYTMNSRWGPFLADGSDGVDWEKVEAILVVLSNNVGPRRKVPQIFGEIWDKPFSGSWSDSFKVPPPRDLTSLEARDPYGVTGTWYRIVCFLDYSDFFAFNFPDHDFVAPDAPRPALDVGEATRLIMLRLQVTSIQNPGPDDGQDLPVVHFKGVSRSLDDSFDHNANSNIRAFASKGTVRLTREGEVRWTTFSIFHGVERWRSEGVQIGGVRSARGVVGNWFDRDYDDHGPAGPTAFWKVGTADQVANMEDDLLPNALFLPYAALIDMDAEIDLEADMSYNSDDEDDEDDDDDEMDGEELSELLHDAELPLTDVGVSDLIIVHHQQL